A genomic region of Sulfoacidibacillus ferrooxidans contains the following coding sequences:
- a CDS encoding GNAT family N-acetyltransferase produces the protein MNCLNIRPLLSEEQVPLSLLLLADPSEKAIESYIHRGYNFIADLNGEIIGVYVLIDTRPQTVELVNVAVVEEKQGHGIGKQLVLHAIETANFMGYKTIEIGTGNSSVGQLALYQKCGFRIVGVDRDFFTIHYDDPIYENGIQCRDMVRLALNLLIDVQFF, from the coding sequence ATGAATTGTCTTAACATTCGACCTCTACTTTCTGAAGAACAGGTTCCGCTGTCACTACTTTTGCTTGCTGACCCTTCTGAAAAAGCTATAGAGAGTTACATTCATCGAGGTTATAATTTCATCGCTGATTTAAACGGTGAAATTATTGGAGTGTATGTCCTCATTGATACACGTCCGCAAACAGTCGAACTAGTCAATGTTGCGGTTGTGGAAGAAAAACAGGGTCATGGGATAGGGAAACAACTGGTTCTTCATGCAATTGAAACTGCTAATTTTATGGGATATAAAACGATTGAAATAGGAACGGGGAACTCTAGTGTTGGTCAGTTGGCTTTGTATCAAAAATGTGGTTTTCGCATTGTTGGTGTAGACAGGGATTTCTTTACGATCCATTACGATGATCCGATTTATGAAAACGGAATACAGTGCCGTGACATGGTTCGGCTTGCTTTGAATTTACTAATAGATGTGCAATTCTTTTAG
- a CDS encoding S53 family peptidase, with amino-acid sequence MKKKYLGALALTATASLLAFGITPQANVYAQTLLLPHADVTVPMNVLNSSSNLGAVNPSQTYTFGIVLPSKNTSGLASFVQAVSQKGNAQYHQFLTKSQLQTQFGPDQNTLAQIQQNLTAAGFKTDISGQILNVTGTVGHINSLFDTQLTTYSNGKNGRFISPNSAITIPTWLQTAVGITGMVRSIPRPQVVTSKLCMQYASPSKMGPTPPGATASATSGPFHVTVQRITNGSRAPGEAVRYLVTATLHGKPDTNFLFATGLSGPYVGAGSFIMQYNNPASGQMVTDFTFSQQQNVSMALTVTDGTYTATVQLPTASFVGPATATTSVASLFGGGSGDIVAPWNPASNSVNTVFNAQKTVATEQSYVSQGKRPSIGVFTAGGIGDQGILNSSSFSIPESDEAQFASQFGLTPENFKVDYIGPDSEVDSSYGGIEGEMSLDLQMMETSAPGANIHIYSAGDFNEALNAVIADDDVSVFSISYGEGDLDLNSYYDPGYEASWDLLAQQANAEGITIVASAGDDGGYSGAQDINYGAPQSLAYSAQTSFPASSSYVTAIGGTEDSVTPNGTLSQAALWGGNLGQEIPKTTLLDFLSQQNMMGAGGISSVEPAPAYQKALNPGLTGRMVPDLSLPASVVTPGYFSYFDGSPSLSGGTSAGAPLFSGWVADLSLAYNKGLGNINPILYAASSIPGVYSKVAFGNNGAYSVNGTDNPVTGLGQPNTDKFLLN; translated from the coding sequence TTGAAGAAAAAGTATTTGGGAGCACTCGCTCTAACAGCCACTGCGTCTTTGTTGGCATTCGGAATCACACCTCAGGCCAACGTGTATGCTCAGACGTTGCTGCTGCCACACGCTGATGTAACTGTTCCGATGAATGTTTTGAATTCAAGCAGTAACCTAGGGGCAGTAAATCCCTCCCAGACGTACACCTTTGGCATCGTTTTACCTTCTAAAAACACTTCAGGATTGGCCTCTTTTGTTCAAGCAGTCAGTCAAAAGGGGAATGCACAGTACCACCAGTTTCTTACGAAATCACAGTTGCAAACACAATTTGGACCCGACCAAAATACGCTGGCGCAAATTCAACAAAATCTAACTGCAGCGGGCTTCAAAACCGATATCTCAGGACAAATACTCAATGTAACCGGTACGGTAGGACATATCAACTCATTATTTGACACCCAACTCACCACTTACTCCAACGGCAAAAACGGGAGATTCATTTCCCCAAACAGTGCCATTACCATACCGACTTGGCTTCAAACAGCAGTTGGTATTACCGGCATGGTAAGGTCGATCCCCCGTCCGCAAGTCGTGACATCAAAGCTCTGCATGCAATATGCATCTCCTTCCAAAATGGGCCCCACACCACCAGGCGCAACAGCATCAGCAACGAGTGGTCCCTTTCATGTTACCGTACAACGAATTACCAATGGGTCACGCGCACCTGGAGAGGCTGTACGCTACTTGGTAACAGCTACTTTACATGGCAAACCCGATACCAATTTTCTATTTGCGACAGGATTGAGCGGGCCGTATGTCGGTGCAGGGTCATTCATTATGCAATACAATAATCCCGCTTCAGGTCAAATGGTAACTGATTTTACGTTCAGCCAACAACAAAACGTAAGTATGGCACTCACGGTTACCGATGGAACTTATACGGCAACGGTACAATTGCCGACTGCGTCGTTTGTAGGACCAGCGACTGCGACTACTTCTGTGGCGAGCCTCTTTGGCGGGGGCAGTGGCGATATCGTGGCTCCGTGGAACCCAGCTTCAAATTCGGTAAACACTGTATTTAATGCGCAAAAGACCGTGGCAACTGAGCAGTCTTATGTATCACAAGGGAAACGCCCAAGTATCGGCGTTTTCACTGCAGGTGGCATCGGGGATCAGGGAATCCTTAATTCTAGTAGTTTCAGCATACCAGAAAGCGATGAGGCCCAATTCGCTAGTCAATTTGGTCTCACTCCGGAGAATTTTAAGGTAGACTACATCGGACCAGATTCTGAAGTGGATAGTAGTTATGGGGGTATTGAAGGTGAGATGAGTCTTGATTTACAAATGATGGAGACCTCTGCACCAGGAGCAAACATCCACATTTACTCTGCAGGTGACTTTAACGAAGCATTGAATGCAGTCATTGCAGACGATGATGTGAGCGTGTTTAGTATTAGTTATGGTGAGGGTGACTTGGATCTTAATTCCTATTACGATCCCGGCTACGAGGCTTCTTGGGACTTGCTGGCTCAACAGGCTAATGCAGAAGGGATCACTATCGTTGCATCCGCAGGTGATGACGGAGGATATAGTGGTGCACAAGATATCAACTACGGCGCTCCACAATCCCTTGCTTATAGTGCTCAGACCAGTTTCCCAGCCTCCAGTTCTTATGTCACTGCTATCGGTGGAACTGAAGACAGTGTTACGCCGAATGGAACTTTGTCACAAGCAGCACTTTGGGGAGGAAACCTTGGTCAAGAAATTCCGAAAACGACGCTACTCGATTTTCTCAGTCAGCAAAATATGATGGGTGCTGGTGGTATTAGCAGCGTAGAGCCTGCTCCTGCTTATCAGAAGGCTCTAAATCCAGGGTTAACTGGCCGGATGGTACCTGACCTCTCCCTACCTGCATCAGTCGTAACACCTGGTTATTTTAGCTATTTTGACGGCAGTCCTAGCCTGTCAGGAGGTACGAGTGCCGGAGCGCCTTTGTTCTCTGGATGGGTGGCAGACCTATCTCTCGCATATAACAAGGGTCTCGGGAATATCAACCCGATTCTCTATGCTGCTTCCTCGATTCCTGGAGTGTACAGCAAAGTAGCCTTTGGGAATAACGGGGCCTACTCAGTCAATGGGACAGACAACCCTGTCACAGGACTCGGACAACCAAACACAGATAAATTTTTGCTCAACTAA
- a CDS encoding GNAT family N-acetyltransferase, translated as MTLFQSIRGKDYATEMAQAFIEWAFHQSNVTCVTAECLVTNTPSVCVLERVGMKQTSQVENMIYWKIDKR; from the coding sequence ATGACATTATTCCAAAGTATCAGAGGCAAGGATTATGCTACAGAGATGGCTCAGGCTTTCATTGAATGGGCTTTCCACCAATCCAACGTTACATGCGTTACTGCAGAGTGCCTTGTCACGAACACACCGTCTGTATGTGTGCTAGAAAGAGTCGGTATGAAACAGACATCTCAAGTGGAAAACATGATTTATTGGAAAATCGATAAGCGGTGA
- a CDS encoding DinB family protein, which yields MESGQHLQQTLLNGLHGRGSHLNPANVFEDLDCKLVVEHPSGVPHSIWQIINHMIYWQEFSLALLSNDTPKTPEHASDSWMDTAIPARESEWISAVNTFLEGLHAAKGFIDDLDKTVAARQGRSRAEVIGMLIGHNSYHLGQIVFLRQILGAWLPSLGDTW from the coding sequence TTGGAAAGTGGACAACATCTTCAACAAACGTTGTTGAATGGATTGCACGGACGAGGATCGCATCTCAATCCTGCTAACGTTTTTGAGGACTTGGACTGTAAGTTGGTTGTGGAACACCCGAGTGGAGTTCCACATTCCATCTGGCAAATTATCAATCATATGATTTATTGGCAAGAGTTTTCTTTAGCGTTGCTCAGTAATGACACTCCAAAAACTCCTGAACACGCATCCGATTCATGGATGGACACCGCTATCCCAGCGAGAGAAAGTGAATGGATCAGCGCTGTAAATACGTTTCTTGAAGGCTTACATGCAGCCAAGGGTTTTATAGATGATTTGGATAAAACTGTGGCTGCGCGTCAGGGAAGGTCTCGTGCAGAAGTGATTGGTATGCTAATTGGACACAACAGTTATCATTTGGGACAAATCGTGTTCCTACGCCAGATACTTGGTGCTTGGCTACCTTCTCTCGGTGACACGTGGTGA
- a CDS encoding GNAT family N-acetyltransferase, producing MADFLVTEVKDINVDDIHDLVLESEKEGFRFVRRLYDDYVSGENRFDRDGEALFVAHLMDQIVEICGLNQDPYSQISYMGRVRRLYVHPEFRKYGVGSQLVSNVILEAKRFYATLTLRTDNPVADQFYRTIGFSTVHVPDNATHWLSLNPVNE from the coding sequence TTGGCAGACTTTCTTGTTACAGAGGTTAAGGATATAAACGTCGATGATATACATGACTTGGTGCTTGAAAGCGAAAAGGAAGGGTTTCGTTTTGTTAGGCGACTCTACGATGATTATGTAAGTGGAGAAAATCGGTTTGACCGTGACGGGGAGGCTCTGTTCGTCGCCCATTTAATGGATCAAATCGTTGAAATTTGCGGACTGAATCAAGACCCATATTCACAAATCAGCTACATGGGAAGGGTACGCAGGCTATACGTGCACCCCGAATTTCGGAAATACGGTGTAGGCAGCCAGTTAGTTTCAAACGTTATTTTGGAGGCAAAACGGTTTTATGCAACCCTTACCCTTAGAACAGATAATCCAGTGGCTGATCAGTTCTATCGGACGATAGGATTCTCTACGGTTCATGTGCCTGATAATGCTACTCACTGGTTATCACTGAATCCAGTTAACGAATAG
- a CDS encoding VOC family protein: MIKGLYEVHLPVSNISASVEFYQKLGLQLKEEDDEVAFLWIIPQRSQLGLWKHEMTSQREPGSYPPNGRHLAFEVDFDDIEKAEAWLKERGISVAQHGKMPPIEPYARPHSRNASVYFNDPDGNNLEFICNLPDGPMEPARLIYLSEYRSL; encoded by the coding sequence ATGATAAAAGGTTTGTATGAAGTACATTTACCTGTATCAAACATCAGTGCATCCGTTGAATTTTATCAGAAGCTCGGGTTACAACTTAAAGAGGAAGATGATGAAGTAGCATTCCTTTGGATTATTCCACAAAGGAGTCAACTCGGATTGTGGAAGCATGAGATGACATCGCAACGTGAACCAGGTAGTTATCCACCGAACGGCAGACACTTAGCGTTTGAAGTCGATTTTGATGATATCGAAAAGGCAGAAGCATGGTTAAAAGAACGAGGGATTTCGGTAGCGCAACATGGTAAAATGCCACCCATTGAGCCATATGCTCGACCTCATTCTCGAAATGCCTCAGTGTACTTTAATGACCCAGACGGTAATAACTTAGAATTCATATGTAACCTTCCTGATGGACCGATGGAACCTGCCCGACTGATATACTTAAGTGAATATCGTTCATTATGA
- a CDS encoding MFS transporter, which translates to MSRFKNSIFSNKRFLTLLSGQGVSYFGDSIAAVALPILILTVTGSGFLMGLVGALEVAPLLIVGLPAGVWVDRWNRSRVMIISDFGRAVVMAFIPIASLVHIPIMPVIVLVAIISGTLAVFFGAAYTGMIPRIVVPEELGRANGYFEAIESAAYVLGPSLAGILTSKIGPSYVIGLDALSFIFSAIAIINLRDNEKVSAQSSRQTRDFFTEMRVGLKTVVNDSVLKAITLLWGSNRFVFAALIPTLTFFVLKTLHGGSEQVGVSVSIYAVGSLLGTLLGSRVPERLGVVMALSAQSLMFVGAILLSTTNWDPMVYGCSAILGFGEGLW; encoded by the coding sequence ATGAGCCGATTTAAGAACTCTATATTCTCAAATAAACGGTTCTTAACCCTATTAAGTGGGCAAGGAGTTTCGTACTTTGGCGATTCGATTGCTGCCGTGGCACTGCCCATCCTCATTTTAACTGTGACTGGGTCGGGCTTTCTCATGGGATTGGTTGGAGCATTAGAAGTTGCTCCTCTGCTCATCGTAGGTTTACCTGCGGGTGTTTGGGTAGACCGTTGGAATCGCAGTAGAGTGATGATCATCTCGGACTTTGGCAGAGCTGTTGTGATGGCTTTCATTCCTATTGCATCATTGGTGCATATACCGATAATGCCCGTCATTGTACTTGTAGCAATCATAAGTGGGACTTTGGCTGTGTTTTTCGGTGCAGCCTACACCGGGATGATTCCACGCATCGTCGTACCAGAAGAACTTGGACGTGCCAACGGTTATTTTGAAGCTATTGAAAGTGCAGCATATGTTCTCGGACCGTCCCTAGCTGGTATATTGACGTCAAAGATTGGTCCGTCTTATGTCATAGGCTTAGATGCACTATCCTTTATTTTTTCGGCTATAGCAATCATCAACTTACGTGACAACGAGAAAGTGAGTGCGCAAAGTTCCCGTCAAACAAGAGATTTTTTCACTGAAATGCGTGTAGGTCTCAAAACAGTTGTAAATGATTCTGTATTAAAAGCGATCACGTTATTGTGGGGTAGCAACCGTTTTGTGTTCGCTGCGTTGATTCCTACTTTGACATTCTTTGTACTAAAGACGTTGCATGGAGGATCAGAACAAGTCGGCGTCTCAGTGAGTATATACGCTGTCGGTTCTTTACTAGGAACTCTGCTTGGATCGAGAGTACCAGAACGTTTAGGTGTGGTCATGGCACTGTCCGCACAAAGTTTAATGTTTGTGGGTGCAATCCTTCTTTCTACGACTAATTGGGACCCGATGGTTTATGGGTGTTCTGCGATTCTGGGCTTTGGTGAAGGGCTTTGGTGA
- a CDS encoding NUDIX hydrolase, translating into MAEYIMELRKVVGSRPIIAAGSVVIICDEEGRVLLQRRSENGYWGLPGGAMELEESFEDTARREVFEETGLTAGKLTLLGLHSGENTFYEYPNGHQVYNATAVFVTSDFTGNIQADGSEGLELNFFDLCDLPKNISPPDMPILAQFIQDVEGNS; encoded by the coding sequence ATGGCTGAGTACATAATGGAGCTTAGAAAAGTCGTGGGGTCAAGACCAATAATAGCTGCAGGCTCTGTAGTCATCATTTGCGATGAAGAAGGTAGAGTGCTTTTACAGCGAAGAAGTGAAAATGGATATTGGGGATTACCAGGAGGGGCTATGGAGCTAGAAGAAAGTTTTGAGGATACTGCTCGACGTGAAGTTTTTGAGGAAACTGGGTTAACTGCAGGTAAATTGACACTTTTAGGACTTCATTCAGGGGAGAATACTTTTTATGAATATCCAAATGGACACCAAGTTTATAATGCGACGGCCGTCTTCGTAACTTCAGATTTTACTGGTAATATTCAGGCAGACGGTAGTGAAGGGTTGGAGCTTAATTTTTTTGACTTGTGTGATCTCCCGAAAAACATAAGTCCACCTGACATGCCTATACTTGCACAATTCATTCAAGATGTCGAAGGTAATTCTTAA
- a CDS encoding ArsR/SmtB family transcription factor has product MPKRDMCQIECVDMSKVERLRSVIPQTDLLSVVFKALADSTRLKVAFALANDELCVCEVAALLDTTVQNASHHLRWLKRSGLASYRKDGKLVYYRLLPAAFTILNSIQQWQGGGNVVGASYAG; this is encoded by the coding sequence ATGCCAAAACGAGATATGTGCCAGATCGAATGTGTGGACATGTCGAAAGTGGAACGACTCCGTTCTGTTATTCCACAGACCGACTTGCTGTCAGTGGTTTTTAAGGCACTGGCAGACTCAACACGATTAAAAGTAGCATTTGCCCTTGCGAATGATGAATTATGTGTTTGTGAGGTTGCAGCACTGCTTGACACAACTGTTCAGAATGCATCTCACCACTTAAGGTGGCTTAAACGTTCGGGGCTTGCCTCATATCGTAAAGATGGGAAACTTGTCTATTATAGATTGTTACCCGCAGCATTCACGATTTTGAATTCGATTCAACAATGGCAAGGGGGTGGAAATGTTGTCGGTGCAAGCTATGCAGGTTAA
- a CDS encoding SDR family NAD(P)-dependent oxidoreductase: MKRLTNKIAIVTGASRVNGIGTAICRELAREGADIFFTHWSKYDRMMNYFIEDDSDWSQHLMKEIRSLGVRCESMELDLSQPDAQGKLLDEVHEKLGSPSILVNNATHSRARQIT, encoded by the coding sequence GTGAAACGATTGACAAATAAAATTGCGATTGTTACTGGCGCTAGCCGAGTAAACGGAATTGGTACTGCAATATGTCGAGAATTAGCCAGAGAAGGAGCAGATATTTTTTTCACTCATTGGTCAAAGTATGACCGCATGATGAATTATTTTATTGAGGATGATTCGGATTGGTCACAGCATTTGATGAAGGAGATCCGAAGCCTTGGTGTCCGATGCGAATCGATGGAATTGGATTTATCGCAACCGGATGCGCAGGGAAAACTGCTCGATGAAGTTCATGAGAAATTAGGTTCTCCATCAATTCTTGTTAATAATGCAACACATTCCAGGGCAAGACAAATCACCTGA
- a CDS encoding alpha/beta hydrolase: MAEEIQWTSHIEEFDGGRLAYFTAGLGEPVVFVSGGPGDSHAYLRPVAAEFVTDYCCVLYDQRGTGQSVHDLSAQTLNVDALVRDLDHVRELLGAPRLRLVGHSWGATLALLYAIRHPDCVSHLALIGMGPLSDEAAGVASANLIRPLTENERREFTTLGHARREAMAQGDTKRAWDLHTQAMVYRARGWFYDADAAARFVSEYAASEDPTNFTVHQLVNASVQTVEWTSSMALCSPTFGTLVLYGRQDFEPIEQAFQLQSQWPHVSVRLINRAFHLP; this comes from the coding sequence ATGGCCGAGGAGATTCAATGGACAAGCCATATCGAAGAATTTGATGGCGGCCGTTTGGCGTACTTCACGGCTGGTTTAGGGGAGCCTGTCGTGTTTGTCAGTGGAGGCCCCGGCGATAGCCATGCGTATCTTAGGCCTGTGGCGGCCGAATTTGTCACGGACTATTGTTGTGTGCTCTATGACCAGCGCGGAACGGGTCAGTCCGTCCATGACCTCTCGGCCCAGACACTGAACGTCGACGCGCTGGTGCGTGACCTCGATCACGTGCGAGAGCTTCTCGGAGCCCCCCGACTGCGTTTAGTCGGCCATTCTTGGGGAGCCACGTTGGCCCTGTTGTATGCAATTCGCCATCCTGACTGCGTGTCCCATCTCGCCCTGATTGGGATGGGACCATTAAGCGACGAGGCTGCGGGTGTGGCATCGGCCAATCTCATACGACCCCTGACCGAGAACGAGCGGAGAGAATTCACTACACTGGGTCACGCGCGTCGAGAGGCCATGGCGCAGGGCGATACAAAGCGTGCATGGGACCTTCATACGCAGGCGATGGTGTATCGTGCACGTGGGTGGTTTTACGACGCGGACGCCGCGGCGCGTTTTGTGTCTGAGTATGCAGCAAGTGAAGACCCTACGAATTTCACGGTTCATCAACTGGTGAACGCATCAGTCCAGACGGTCGAATGGACGTCGTCTATGGCTCTGTGCTCTCCAACCTTCGGTACGCTTGTGCTGTACGGGCGCCAAGACTTCGAGCCGATCGAGCAGGCCTTTCAACTACAATCCCAATGGCCCCATGTGTCCGTCCGGCTCATCAATCGAGCCTTTCACCTGCCATGA
- a CDS encoding nucleotidyltransferase domain-containing protein translates to MRLNAIEAANQFIEFCFPSCQAALLAGSVVRGEATNTSDLDIVVFDDSISSAYRESLFEHGWAIEVFVHNLQSYSDFFESDCIRARPSLPRMVSEGLVLKDLGIIDAIKCEAKQLLENGPDRWSLDTIAMKRYMLSDALDDFVGSSKEDEDLFIANTLADAIHEFFLRTHGQWIGTSKWIVRALKQYDEVFANEFVNAFTAFYRAGNKSEVVKLTDKVLEPFGGRLFHGFSIGKN, encoded by the coding sequence ATGAGGTTGAATGCGATTGAGGCTGCAAACCAGTTTATTGAATTCTGTTTTCCGAGTTGCCAAGCGGCATTATTGGCTGGGAGCGTTGTGAGAGGAGAAGCAACCAATACTTCTGACCTCGACATTGTTGTTTTCGACGATAGTATCAGTTCCGCATATCGAGAATCGTTATTCGAACATGGATGGGCAATTGAAGTGTTTGTCCATAATCTGCAGTCTTACAGTGACTTTTTCGAAAGTGATTGTATACGTGCACGTCCTTCTCTCCCAAGAATGGTAAGCGAGGGCCTTGTCTTAAAGGACTTGGGTATCATCGATGCAATCAAATGTGAAGCGAAACAACTTCTTGAAAACGGTCCTGACCGATGGTCACTAGACACTATTGCGATGAAGCGATACATGCTTTCCGATGCACTTGATGATTTTGTTGGCTCGTCGAAGGAAGACGAAGATTTGTTTATTGCAAACACGTTAGCTGATGCCATACATGAGTTCTTTTTAAGAACACATGGACAGTGGATTGGGACTTCAAAGTGGATTGTGCGAGCACTCAAGCAATATGACGAAGTGTTTGCGAATGAGTTCGTAAATGCATTTACGGCCTTTTATCGAGCTGGGAACAAAAGTGAAGTAGTGAAACTCACGGATAAAGTATTAGAGCCTTTCGGTGGGAGACTGTTCCATGGCTTTTCAATCGGCAAGAACTGA
- a CDS encoding DNA alkylation repair protein, whose translation MVKALDSQSTAHAGTAPAKIKNHAIHLLRKTNSNTLYPLILQLCSHENITAQEVGAICLTDFYLSQSSEVNRVLYRLADSDNWEVREWVASACGLILEKHFHDYFPVMEEWSKDVSENIRRAVVLAMMYAGKSRDPDFIEPFLNIVEHLLSDRSRYVRDNLGPFAIGSALIKYYPAQVLKRLDSWVNDEDEQVRWNIAMIFSAAEGVKFADESQHVFDILSSDERPYVKKAVNRAIKNINKRKSGSSSI comes from the coding sequence GTGGTTAAGGCGTTAGATTCACAGTCAACCGCACATGCAGGAACAGCACCCGCGAAAATTAAAAATCATGCAATTCATTTACTGCGAAAGACGAACTCAAATACGCTGTACCCGCTAATACTACAATTATGCAGTCATGAAAACATAACCGCACAAGAAGTGGGAGCGATTTGCTTAACTGATTTTTATCTAAGCCAATCATCTGAAGTCAATCGTGTATTGTATCGATTGGCAGACAGTGATAATTGGGAAGTTCGAGAATGGGTAGCAAGTGCTTGTGGTTTGATATTAGAAAAGCACTTTCATGACTACTTCCCCGTGATGGAGGAGTGGTCAAAGGACGTATCTGAAAACATACGACGGGCGGTTGTCCTTGCCATGATGTATGCGGGGAAGAGTCGGGATCCTGATTTTATTGAGCCATTTTTAAATATAGTTGAGCATCTTCTGTCTGATCGTTCACGATATGTAAGAGATAACTTGGGTCCATTTGCGATTGGCAGTGCACTTATAAAATATTATCCTGCGCAAGTGTTAAAACGATTAGACTCATGGGTGAATGATGAGGATGAGCAAGTTCGCTGGAATATTGCAATGATTTTCTCAGCCGCAGAAGGTGTAAAGTTTGCAGATGAATCCCAACATGTATTTGATATTCTCTCGTCGGACGAGCGACCATACGTGAAAAAAGCTGTCAATAGAGCGATAAAAAACATTAATAAAAGGAAGTCTGGCTCTTCATCTATTTGA
- a CDS encoding GNAT family N-acetyltransferase produces the protein MELSRGDLEIRPLTDEDGPILHKWLNDPRVLAYYEGRDKPHDMEMVRERFLSKTDLNDVLVVLFL, from the coding sequence GTGGAACTGTCACGAGGTGATTTAGAAATCCGTCCTCTCACGGATGAAGATGGTCCCATACTTCACAAGTGGCTCAATGACCCCCGTGTTCTCGCCTATTATGAAGGACGGGATAAGCCACATGACATGGAGATGGTGCGTGAAAGGTTCCTCAGTAAAACTGATTTAAATGATGTCCTTGTGGTTCTCTTTCTATAA
- a CDS encoding GNAT family N-acetyltransferase, protein MAHEKMRMVYHQQLRYQAKLHGYLREETEYVVRYVSQTGDKGYIMWSSVNSSNALQVIRKELAYFSHRHQKFEWKVYDYDQPHDLIDLLKEEGFSVDDPEAVMVVELDATHPLIQDETHITVCEIIDQKGIQEIIDLEESVWNMSFTELREKLIHDKKRDTESLSLYGVYESNQLISGAWMYIEPNTQFVSLWGGSTLPSFRKKGYYTALLRTRAQKALEKGHVFLTVDASPMSRPILEKYGFVCIALASGCQSQ, encoded by the coding sequence ATGGCGCATGAAAAAATGAGGATGGTTTATCATCAGCAGCTTCGTTATCAAGCTAAATTGCATGGTTATTTACGGGAAGAAACAGAGTACGTTGTTAGATACGTATCACAAACGGGAGATAAGGGATACATTATGTGGTCCAGTGTAAATTCGAGTAATGCTTTGCAAGTAATTCGAAAGGAACTAGCGTACTTTTCACATCGCCATCAAAAGTTTGAATGGAAGGTTTATGACTACGATCAGCCTCATGACTTAATAGATCTACTTAAAGAGGAAGGGTTTTCGGTTGATGATCCTGAAGCGGTCATGGTGGTTGAATTAGATGCAACTCATCCTCTAATTCAAGATGAGACCCATATAACAGTATGTGAAATTATAGATCAAAAAGGGATACAGGAAATTATTGATTTAGAAGAAAGCGTTTGGAATATGTCGTTTACTGAGTTGCGGGAGAAGTTAATTCATGACAAGAAGAGAGACACAGAATCACTGTCCCTTTACGGAGTTTACGAAAGTAATCAACTCATCAGTGGAGCATGGATGTACATTGAGCCAAATACTCAATTCGTTAGCTTATGGGGAGGTTCCACGCTACCATCATTCCGGAAAAAGGGCTATTATACGGCACTTCTTAGAACACGAGCGCAAAAGGCATTAGAAAAAGGTCATGTATTTTTGACTGTAGATGCTAGTCCAATGAGCAGACCTATTCTTGAAAAGTACGGATTTGTTTGTATTGCTCTCGCTTCCGGTTGTCAATCGCAGTAG
- a CDS encoding cation transporter — protein sequence MLSVQAMQVKKGINIEIVSIFWMIVEAAVAIGAGIVAHSLALTAFGADSIIELVAGGILLWRLYVESNGASIERVEQAEKRASWVVGVSLLALAIYIVVMAGYDLWTRSGSETSMLGLALAVASGIIMPYLSRAKKKIGTQIGSKALRADGSCSIVCAYMAWTLIVGLVLTACLGWWWLNALAGLALVYFIVKEGIEAIQEARGVEDACGCCH from the coding sequence ATGTTGTCGGTGCAAGCTATGCAGGTTAAAAAGGGCATCAATATTGAAATCGTCAGTATTTTTTGGATGATCGTAGAAGCAGCAGTAGCAATTGGAGCAGGTATCGTGGCTCACTCACTAGCTCTCACTGCATTTGGTGCCGATAGTATTATTGAATTAGTAGCAGGAGGAATCCTGCTGTGGCGTCTTTATGTCGAGTCAAATGGTGCGAGTATTGAGCGGGTTGAGCAAGCTGAGAAACGTGCCTCTTGGGTTGTTGGAGTCTCTTTACTTGCATTGGCTATATACATTGTCGTGATGGCTGGATACGATCTCTGGACACGTTCAGGTTCAGAAACCAGCATGCTTGGATTGGCGCTTGCAGTTGCTTCCGGCATCATCATGCCTTATCTTTCTCGTGCGAAAAAGAAAATTGGCACGCAAATTGGTAGCAAGGCACTTAGAGCCGACGGTTCCTGTAGTATCGTTTGCGCTTACATGGCTTGGACACTAATTGTAGGACTCGTTCTAACCGCATGTTTAGGCTGGTGGTGGCTAAATGCATTGGCAGGACTTGCGCTCGTGTATTTTATTGTAAAAGAAGGTATAGAGGCGATACAGGAAGCCCGTGGTGTTGAGGACGCTTGTGGTTGTTGTCATTAA